DNA sequence from the Thiobacillus sp. SCUT-2 genome:
ACAGGTGCTGGCTCAGGCCGCGCAGCTCCGGCTTGAAATAGAGCAGCATCGTGCTGGCGATGCCGAGCATCACCGCGAGCTGGATTTCGTCGTGCCACACCAGCACGCCGAGGCCGTAGCACAGCATCAGCGCCGCCACCGTCGTCGTGCCGGGGTCGCCGTCCTGCGCCGGCGACTGGAGGTAGGCCGCGATCATCATCGCGCCGACCAGCAGGAGACCGACCGCGACCATCCACGTCTCGCCGAGCGCCGCCGCCAGATGGGCGGACAGCACGCCGAACAGCGCGGTCAGGGCGAAGGTGCGCAGGCCGGCCTTGGCCGCCGGGTTGCGTTCGCGCTCGAATCCCATCAGGAGCCCGATGGCCATTGCGACGACGTAGCGCGGCAAGGGGGCGAGTTCGGGCGGCAGCCAGGTGATCAGGTCGTTCATCGTGGGGGGCGTCGGGTGAGTGTGCGGGACAAGGGCGGGGCGCCTGCTGATTCGCGTCGACTGGTAAATCCTAACCTTGGCTCCCCCCGGCGTCCGTGCCAGTATTCTGGCATGCGCATCGTGCGCTCGCATGGCCGATTGCGAAAATCCGCTTCTAAAGTACATATTAATATGCCGATGTATTAATATGGTGTCTCACGCTGGTAAGAGGGGAACGCTCATGCTGATCCGTCTGATTGCAACCATCCTGCTCGGCGCGCTGGCGATGTCCGCCGCGTGGGGGGAACCGAACGGCGCCAAGCTGTACGCGCGCAACTGCGCGGCCTGCCACGGCGCCAGAGGCACGGGCAGCATCGGCGTGCCGCTGGCGCTGCCCTCGTTCCAGGCCACGATCACCGACGACTACCTGCGCAAGACGATCCACCTGGGCCGTCCGGGGCGCGTCATGCCGACTTTCTCCAACCTGAGCGACGACGAGATCGACGCGATCGTCCGCTACGTGCGCTCCTGGTACAGCGGACCCGTGGTGACCTATTCGAACGCGCCGGTCAAGGGCGATCCCGCGCGCGGCAAGAAGCTCTTCGCGCAGAATTGCGCCGCCTGCCACGGGGCGAACGGCGAGGGGGCGAAGGGGACGGGCGTGACCTTCTCGCGCCCGCGCGACCTGCCGATCATGGCGCCCGCGCTGCACAACCCGGGCTTCCTCGCCGCCGCCCCCGACGCGATGATCAAGGCCACGCTGATGAAGGGGCGCGAAGGCACGCCGATGCGCTCCTTCCTGAAGCAGGGGCTGAAGGAAAGGGACATCGACGACATCGTCAGCTACGTGCGCAGCTTCGAGAAGCAGCCGCTCGCCGGCTCCGCCCAGCTGCTGCAGGCCGAGAGCCCGGTGATCGTGCGCGACTCGCCCTACGACCTGAAGACGACGGTCGAGAACGTCAAGACGGCGGTCACCACCAACAACTTCTTCTACGGGCGCGTGCAGACGCTCGAATACGGGCTGACCCAGCCCGAGAACGAGAACCCGAAGCAGGTCATCGTCTATTTCTGCAACATCAGCCTGCTCAACCAGGCGCTCGGGGTCGACCCGCGCGTCGGCATGTTCCTGCCGTGCCGCATCACCATCCTCGAGAAGCCCGACGGCAAGGTGCAGGTGATGTCGGTCAATCCCAAGGTGCTGAGCCAGCTGTTCAACAATTCCGAGCTGAACGAGTTGTGCGAGCAGATGAAGCAGAACTACACCAAGATCATGGAGGAGGCGACGCTATGAAGACCCTGATCCAGAAGCTGGCGGCCGCCGCGTTCGGCCTGCTGGTCATGGCGGCCCCCGCCGGCGCCGACGGTCTCATCATGGCGCGCATGAACCAGCCTTTCCCGGAGGCGATGGCGCTGCTGCAGAGCGCGATTTCCGCGCGCGGCTACACGATCACGCGGCTGCAGCAGGTGAACGAGAACCTGGCGCGGCGCGAGTACAAGAGCGACATGTACCGGGTCGTCTATTTCGGCAAGTTCGACGAGGTGAGGCGCGTCACGGCCGCGCATCCGGAGCTGATTCCCTTCCTGCCGCTCAACATCACGATCTTCGCCGAGGGCGACCAGGCGCTGCTGGTGTCGAGCCACCCGCGGACGCTCGAGGACTTCTTCCCGGACC
Encoded proteins:
- a CDS encoding c-type cytochrome; amino-acid sequence: MLIRLIATILLGALAMSAAWGEPNGAKLYARNCAACHGARGTGSIGVPLALPSFQATITDDYLRKTIHLGRPGRVMPTFSNLSDDEIDAIVRYVRSWYSGPVVTYSNAPVKGDPARGKKLFAQNCAACHGANGEGAKGTGVTFSRPRDLPIMAPALHNPGFLAAAPDAMIKATLMKGREGTPMRSFLKQGLKERDIDDIVSYVRSFEKQPLAGSAQLLQAESPVIVRDSPYDLKTTVENVKTAVTTNNFFYGRVQTLEYGLTQPENENPKQVIVYFCNISLLNQALGVDPRVGMFLPCRITILEKPDGKVQVMSVNPKVLSQLFNNSELNELCEQMKQNYTKIMEEATL
- a CDS encoding DUF302 domain-containing protein → MKTLIQKLAAAAFGLLVMAAPAGADGLIMARMNQPFPEAMALLQSAISARGYTITRLQQVNENLARREYKSDMYRVVYFGKFDEVRRVTAAHPELIPFLPLNITIFAEGDQALLVSSHPRTLEDFFPDPALKPIFDHWEADIDAIMDELREGDGSGS